A window of Methanobacterium sp. genomic DNA:
ACATCTTTTTGGATCATGTCTTGCCCAGGGTCGGAACAGAAGTATTTGTACTCTTCTGATACTTCTACGTTGGGCAGGGTTGCTGCGTAGTCTTTTACTTCATCAATATCAACGACACCACCTATGTTAATACCACAGTGACATACGTAGACCCCGATTTTTGGTTCTTCAGTTTCTTCTTGCTTATTTTCATCTGCCATTAGATCACCAATTTTTCTACATTGTGATAGTTATCTAATCTTATGATGTAGGGTGTCATCAATTCTATAAATAAAGTTTTCTATTAAATATTTTAAACAAGCTTTATATAGGATGAGTAAATTTCTTAAGGAAAATTTGATCAGAGATTAATTTATTCGTTAACAATTTTTTAAAATGATTAAATAAGGTATTTTAGAAATTCACTTATTATCTCTTATTTAAAATGAAAAATGCATATGTCATGAAAATATTAGTTTGCATATCTCTTTTAATAAGTTCCAAATGCATTGTATCATTAGTTAGTTTTATAATGAACAAAATCATTAAATATAATACTGATAATTATGAAATTCGGTTCAGGTTACAGTACAACTTTGGATTCAGCTCAAGCCACTATAGAAGCTGTTGAAAAAGCTACGAAAGATTCAGGAGAACCTTCATTGACTTTTTTATTCACTACTGAGTTCTATGATCATAATGTAGTTTTTCAAACTGTTAAAAAATTAGTAGGTGATTCTAAAATTCTTGGTTTCTGTTCAGGAGGAATTATAACTCTTGAAGGGCTTATTACTCATGGAATTGCAGCATTCACTTTAAGCGGAGAAAAAATTAGAGTTAAAACATCTCTTCAAAAAATTGGGGACAATGCTCGTCTTGCTGGGGAAAATGCAGGAAAAGAATTGCTTTCTGCAGGAATTGATGGCGGAATTGTTTTTGTTTTTCCAGATGGTGCTGCAGCGAATATTCCTGATTTAGTGCAAGGACTTTACAATTATATGGGGCCTGATTTTAAATATGTGGGCGGGGGTTCTGCATTTGATACATATCAATTTACTGAGGAAGGAGTGGAGAAAGGAGGGCTGGCAACTGCTTTAGTCGAAGGAATTGATATCAAAACCGGAATCGGGCATGGCTGGCAACCCAAAATTGATCCCATGATTATTACTCGTTCTATTGGGAAAAAAATTCTTGAAATTAATGGAATTCCTGCATTTGATGCATACTGTGAGCAAATCGATGAGATGTCCGCAGATAAATTTGAATTTATCCGTATGAAATATCCTTTCGGATTTCCAGACATATCAGGAAATTACTTGATCAGAGAACCATTTTCCTTGAATCCAGATAAAAGCATGGATTTAGTAACTGAAATTCCACAAAATGCTGTAGGAAATGTTATGGAGTGCGAAATCAACGATTTGATTGAAAATACTGGAAAAATAGCGGCAAAAATTGCAAAAACTTCAAAAACTGATTTTGTAATTATTTTTGACTGTATTGGTCGTTATCTTTTAATGGGGGATGAGTTCCATAAGGAATTGAAAAGAATCATAGAATCTACTGGACAAGATGTTCCATTATTAGGGGCCCTAACATTTGGCGAGGTTGGCAGTTACATTGATGTTCCACTTTTACATAACAAGACAACCGTGATTTTGGGGTGTAAATTTGCTTCTAAAAAGTGATAAACTGGTTGTTGCAGAATTATCCGCTCTTTATGAAATTTCTTCTATCCAATTCCTTCAATCAGAGCAAGATATTTTAAATGAAGCTACGCAAAAGGCTATACGCCTTTTTGGGGTTCGATTTTTTTTAGTACATGCCAATGGCGATGTAGTGACTTCCTGGGGGTTCAGAGATTCTAAAAAAATTTCTAAAAAAATTCAAGAGGCAAAATCCAATCAATTTAAATATTCTTTTCAGAATCTGGGAGATTTGCAGCTATTCATGGAACAAAGTAAAGATATGAATTACCGAGAACGAAGACTGTACACAATGTTTGCCAAAAGCTTGGAAAATGCTTTGTTCAATGCTATGAACATTAAAAAGCGTGAAGAAGCTGAAAAAGCATTAATTGAGTCTGAATCTAGGTATAGATCTATTTTTGAACACACTGGAACAGCTACCATGATCATAGAAGAGGATAAAACAATTTCCTTGGCAAACAGTGGATTTGAAAACTTATCAGGCTATTCCAAAGAGGAAATAGAGAATAAGATGAAATGGACTGAGTTTGTGGAAGGCACTGACTTAGAGAAGATGGAGAGATATCATTCTCTACGTCGCAAAGATACAGAACAAGCTCCATTAAATTATGAATTTTGTCTAATAGATAGAAATAAAAATAAAAAAAATGTTTTTGTAACTGTTACTAGGATAATTGGCACTAATAAATCATTGGCCTCTATTATTGATATTACTGCAAGGAAAGATGCTGAAAATAAACTCAAAAAATCTTTAAACGAAAAAGAAATGCTCTTGAAAGAGATTCATCATCGAGTTAAGAACAATCTGATGGTTATTTCTAGTTTATTAAATCTACAATCCAGACATATTAAAGATAAAGCTGCCTTGGATGTTTTTCGTGAGAGTCAGAACCGTGCCGATTCCATGGCCCTAATTCATGAAAGACTTTACGGTTCTACCGATCTTAAACGGATAGATTTTGGGGATTACATCTCCACTTTGTCAACGCAACTTTTTCATACTTATGTAACTGATCCTCGTCGTATCAAATTAAAACTCAATGTCGAAAATCTAATGGTGGACATAAACACCACAGTGCCCCTAGGATTAATTTTAAATGAACTTGTAACTAATTCCATTAAATATGCATTCCCCGAAGGCAAGTCTGGAGAAATAAAAATAGAATTTAATAAAAAGGATGATGAATTCATACTAATTGTGAGTGATAATGGTGTTGGATTCCCGAAGAACATCGATTTCCGAGAAACAGATTCATTAGGTTTGCAGTTAGTGAACAATTTAACAAGTCAAATTAATGGCAAAGTAGAGCTGAATGTAAAAAATGGAACTGAATTCACTATCAAATTCAGGGAATATTCAGGGAATTAGAGTTATAATACTATTAAAAATGGAAAAAAATTAATCATGAGGGTTTCGAAAAGTGTTAATCAATAATACCCTCAGTTGCTATTTTGAACACAGCTTCTCCCTCTGGAAGATGTGGGCTGTCTACTAGTCGGGCTATACGTTTACCTGCAAGTCCTTTTTTCAGCCATATTCTATATGTAGCTGCGTGCCCCAGTACGTGACCTCCAATAGCTTTGGTCGGACTTCCGAAGAATGCGTCTGGGCGTGCTTGCACTTGATTTGTCACAAAAACTGCCACATTATATGTATTTGCAATGTTCTGTAAAGTGTGAAGATGCTGGTTTAATTTCTGTTGTCGGGTAGCCAAGGATTCTCTTCCAACATATTCTGCTCTGAAGTGTGATGTTAAGGAATCTACAATTACTAAACGAATGTTAACATCTTTTTGTATGAGTTCGTTAACTTTGTCTGCCATTAATATCTGATGGGCTGAGTTAAATGCTCTAGCAATATGAATTTTGCTTAAAACTTCATCCACATCAAGATCAAACCCTTCAGCAATTTGTTTCACTCTTTCAGGTCTGAAAGTGTTTTCAGTATCTATGAACACGCATTGTCCGTCGAGTCCTCCTTTTTCAGGAGGCAATTGTACTGTTACTGCTATTTCATGGGATATTTGGCTTTTTCCAGATCCAAACTCTCCAAATACTTCAGTAATTGCCTGAGTTTCTATTCCTCCACCAATTAACTCATCTAAACCATCACTCCCTGTTTTTATACGCCCTACATCTTTTCTGCGTTCCATTACATCAAGGGCTGTTTCAAAATCAATTTGTTCTGCCTTCCGAGCAGCTTCTATTACTTTTTCAGCTACTCCCTCACCAATTTCTACTTTAACACTAAGTTCCTTGGCAGTAGATGTGGCTAACCTCATCATATCTGCAAAACCAGCATCTCTTAACTTTTGAGCTGTTTTTTCACCTACATTTGGCAAATCTTCGAGTTCCACCATAATTAATCTCCATTTTTTACTTTTTTTCTCATTAACAATCTTATCAGGTATTTATAATTTTGTTGTCATTTTTTAGCTTCATTGAATCGATTGATTAAAGTTGGATGTTTATCAGTTTTTTAGCGTTTAAACGTACTTCCTCATTATACTCATCAAAATTAGCGTCAGCAATCGCTGTGATTTGTCTACCTACTAGATCACCCACTTTTTCTTCTAGAGATCCTTCATCGCCTGTCGTGGCTATGATTTCTTCAGCTTCTAGTGTGGTCATTCCCAATATTTCCTCTGCTGATTTACGGAAGAAAGTCATACTAATTGTTCCAGTATCATCTTCCAACACGAGCCCGATGATCATCAACATATTAGGTTTTTCAATTTTTTCCCCACAAATGTCACACATGTACGCATCTTCTACCCAATTAACTCTTTTATTACAATTAGGGCACATTTCAAAGAGAATTTTATTTCCACGAATATCAACAACCTCACCATTCACCTTTATATTCTGATCATTTCTATCGATTTGGTCAATTTTCTTTGTAGGGTATAATTTTTCTTGAATCTCTTCCAAGGTGGGAATGGGGTCATCTTCTTTTGCTTTGGTTATAAGTGTAGTTCTACCCACACTTATTTCAATTCTATCATTTCTTAAATTAACACGAGGATTTTCTATTTTAACAGCTTCTCCTTCTTTTAAAGGACTATTTGCTTGATCATCCCAGAGAGAAACTCTTACCATTCCGGAATCATCAGCTATTTCCATTGATCGTACAATACCTGCACTACCATCACTTTTGGTGAATTGTGTAGGTTCAGCCAAACTCAAGACACGGCCAATAATAATAACATCTCGATCTCCTTCAACTAAGTCTTTAATCTTTTTTTCCTGATAGATCATTGATTCAACATCTTTTAGCGAAGGTAACTTTTCACTTTCCTCTTTTGAAGGCTTCATAATTCTTGAAGTTCTGCCTACGCTAAGATCTACTTGATAATCTCCTAGACGTGTGCGAGCATTTTCAATTTTAATGGTGTCACCTTCTTTCAACGGGTATTCTGCTTTGTTATCCCACATTGAAACACGTACCATCCCAGTTTCATCTGCTATTTCGGCAGTTCTTACCATTCCAACAGTACCATCATCTCTTTGGAATTCGTTGGGTTCATAAAGATTAACAACCCGCCCAACAATATCGACTTCTTCTCCTTCATCTTCAATATTGTTCAAATCACTGATTTTAATTGGTTTTATGTATTTTCCCACTTCACTCAAGATGTCTTTAAGCTTATTGTCTAAAGTAGGGTTAATGATGATTTTACTATTCCAATTGGTGTTTACTCTATAATTAGTGCCTGAATAATCGTCGAATTCAATGTTACCACCGATTATTTTCATAATGTCCCCTTTTTTAATTTCTGTTTCGGTGTCTTCATTCCAAAGGGTTACTCGTATTGCTCCAGTATCATCTTCTAATTCTAGAGATTTTACATTCCCAGTGCTTCCATCATCTCTTTCAAAAGTTATGGTATCATAAACTTTACTTACCAGTCCCAGCAGTGTAACATTTCTCATTTCATGAGCATCTCCAAGCTTAAGAATGTTTTCTTGATATTCTGGGACATCAAAGTCTCCTTTTTCTATTCGCCCTATCCAAGAGTGACTTAAAGATACTTCACCGTTACGAACTCTGCTTTGCGCACCCATTATTTTGATGGCGTTTCCTTCTTTGAGATCAAGATCATCTATTAGAGCAGTGTCTTTGTTCCACAAGGTAAATTGCATGGTGCCACTTTCATCTTGCAGTTCCAGAGATGCCACTTTCCCATCTCTTCCATTCCGATCAAATGATCGTATCCGGGGGATTCTGATAATGCGAGCAACTACATTAACTTCCATATCGCCTTTAATATCTTTTAAGGGTGTTATTTTATCATCATAGGCTGGAAAATCAGAAAAATCTTGTGGGTCTTGTTTTTCCAATGATGAACGTATATTCATATGGGCCTCGTCTTCTCTGAAGCCTTGTTTGACTTCAACATCATTGATTTTTATTATGTCTCCTTCCTCAAATTTATCTAGGAGTTTAATGTTTTCCGTCCAAAAAACAACCCGTATTTGGCCAGTATCATCGGCAAGGATTAGGTTTGCTAATTTACCTTCTCTTCCTTTTTTACTGGTAAATTTTTTTACATTAGATAGGTTCATTACTCTTCCTATCAGATTCAAATGTTGTTTTCCTGTTTCTAAATCTTTAATTTTCCAAAATTCCTTGGTTTCTTCAAGAGTTTCAATTTTTTCTGTAATATAATCTCCGACCACCATGTGGGCGATGCTAATATCATCGATAAAGCTTACATCTGCGTTTTCTTTTTTATATTCTTCCATTTTATCCAAAAATTCTTCAAATGAGATTTTATCCTTTATTTTCTCATATTCGTCCTTTATTTCTTGACTTATTTCCCTCATTTAATTCCCTCACGAAACATCTCTCTTCAATCTGCTATTTAATTAAGTATATCATATTCAATATACCAATAGTATTACATTATATATAAATTTTATTACATTATGTTGTAGGTATCATCCATGATGTGCTTACATTATTATTGGTAATATAATGGTTTTTTTCTGAGCTTGTGAGAAGTAATCATTGAATTTACTTATTGTTGGACAAACCTTTAATAATAGTTAGTTTGATAAAACTATATATCTGTTGGAGTGGTAACTTATGAATCAGGAACTTGAACTGGTAGAATCCATGGATAAACTTAGCGAATTAATGAGGAAATTCCAAACACAACTTAGAACTGGAGATTTAAAAGAATACACTCTAAGACAATTATATTACATTGAGTTAATCGATAAAAATGAGGGAATCAGTGTTTCTGAATTATCCAAAACCTTGGATGTCAAAAAATCAACAGTGTCCGTGGCCATAAACCAATTAATTGACATGGGGATTGTACGTAAAATACAATCGAGTGAAGACAAACGGTTTTACTTCCTACAACTGACTAAAAAAGGCAATTACATAATGGATATGCATAAACAGATACATAAAGACACAATTAAGAAGATTTTAAAGATATTAACCCGGGAAGAAGTACAAGATTTCGTAAATATTGTAAAAAAGATCACATTATCCAAATTATACTAATATTCACTACTAAATGGATTCTAACAACAATTTCGATAATAATAGATACATTTCACTCAAAATGGAGGATAAAAAAATGTCAATGACTATGGCGGAAAAAATACTCGCACGAGCAGCAGGATTAAAAGAAACAGAAGCTGGAAATATTGTAATGGCTAAAATTGATGTTGCAATGACTCATGATTTAACTGGACCATTATCTGTTGAATCTTTCCAAAAAATTGGGGTGGACCAAGTATGGGATCCAGAAAAAATCGTGGTTCTTTTTGATCATCAAGTGCCAGCGGACTCTCTAGAAGCAGCCAAAAACCATATATTCATGCGGGATTTTGTGAAAAATCAGAAAATAACCAACTTTTACGATGTTCGAGAGGGAGTGTGCCACCAAGTCCTTCCTGAAAAGGGACATGTAGTTCCTGGAGAAGTAGTCGTAGGTTCGGACTCTCATACTTGCACTCATGGGGCATTAGGAGCATTTGCCACAGGAATCGGATCAACAGACATGGCAATGGTATTTGCCACAGGAAAACTCTGGTTTAAAGTCCCTGAAACTATAAAATTTGAAATTGAAGGAAAACTCGGCAAACACGTATACTCAAAAGATGTGGTATTGAATATCATCGGACAAATAGGGGCAGACGGTGCAAATTATCAGGCATGCGAATTTGGAGGTGAAACCACTAGTAACATGTCCGTTTCAGATCGGATGGCTCTGTGCAACATGGCTATAGAGATGGGAGGAAAAACAGGCCTTGTAGAAGTTGATGAAAAGACTATTAGCTACCTCAAAGGACGTGTTAACAAGCCTTATGATTCATTTACAACTGATGAAGATGCCAAGTCACTTACCACAATGAACGTAGATATAAACGATCTGGAACCTCAAATTGCTTGTCCACACAATGTAGACAATGTCAAACCGGTGGGTGAAGTGGAAGGAACCCCAATTAATCAAATATTTCTAGGGTCCTGTACTAATGGTCGCTTTGATGATCTCAAAGTGGCAGCAAAAATCCTTAAAGGAAAACAAATCTCTGATAATGTACGCATGCTAGTCATACCTGCCTCCAGAGAAATATACAGCCAAGCACTTGAAAAAGGCCTTATGAACATATTTGTGGATGCTGGAGCTCTGGTATGTAATCCATGTTGTGGGCCTTGCTTAGGAGGTCATGTAGGATTCCTTGGTCCAGGTGAAGTTAGCCTATCAACATCTAACCGAAATTTCAAAGGAAGGCAAGGAAGTTCCGAAGCCGAAGTTTATCTTAGTTCTGCCGCTGTAGCAGCTGCATCCGCCATAAAGGGAGTTATAACTGATCCCAGATAATAATTGTTAATGGCTCTGTTTATTGAAGCATTAGATCTCTCATAAGCTGATAAAGGTGATAAATATGGAAAACATGATCAAAGGAAAAGTTTGGAAGTTCGCTGATGACGTTGACACTGATGCAATCCTCCCTGGAAGATATTTGGTGTTAACCGGAGAAAAAGAACTTGCAGCATGTGTTATGGAAGGATGTGACCCAAATTTCTCTGAAAAAGTGAAAAAAGGGGACATAATTGTTGCGGGAAAAAACTTTGGATGCGGATCGTCTCGGGAACACGCACCCATAGCCATCAAAGGCGCAGGAATATCTGCTGTTGTAGCAGAATCATTTGCACGAATATTCTACAGAAACTCAGTGAATATAGGTTTACTTCTTATTGAGGCTAAAGGAATTTCTGAAAATATTGATGAAGGAGATGAAATTGAAATAAATATGGATCAAGGGGTTTTGAAAGATTTAAATAATTTTAAAGAATTTAAAATTAAACCGCTCCCTGATTTCATGAAGGGCATTATGGAGGAGGGTGGTCTTATTAGTTACTTGAAAAACCACCTAACCGAGATAAAGGATGAATAAAACGATAAAAATGTTTTAAAAAAATAATTAATGAATTAGCTTTAAAGGTGTGTATATATGTACAAAATATCTGTTATTCCTGGAGATGGGATTGGAAAAGAGGTTATGGAGGCCACACTCCATGTTTTGGAGGCGTTAGATGTTGACTTTGATTACACATTTGCTGACGCGGGTGACGAGCACATGGCGAAAACTGGGGTGGCTTTACCCCAAGAAACAGTAGACATAGTAAAAGCATCGCAAGCATGTCTTTTTGGTGCTGCAGGAGAAACTGCTGCTGACGTGATTGTCAAAATGAGGCAAGAACTTGATTTGTATGTTAATCTCCGACCGGTGAAATCATACCCAGGTACCAAGTGTCTTTTTGATAATTTGGACTTTGTGATAGTCAGGGAAAACACAGAAGGATTATACATTGGTTTAGAAGAGGAAACTCTTGAAGGAGCAACTGCTACTCGGGTGATAACTAGACAAGCTTCAGAAAGAATATGTAAATTTGCTTTTGAGTATGCTAAAAAAACAGGTAGAGGTAAAGTAACTGCTGTTCACAAGGCTAATGTTCTTAAAAAAACTGATGGTGTTTTCAAGGATTCATTCTACAAAGTATCCAAAGAATATCCTGAAATAGAGTTGGATGATCGTTATGTGGATGCTACTGCAATGTTTTTCATTACCCGGCCTGAAATGTTTGATGTTATTGTAACCACCAATCTTTTCGGAGATATTTTATCTGATGAAGGCGCAGGGTTGGTGGGAGGGTTGGGATTAATTCCATCAGCAAATATTGGTGAAAATCAAGGTTTATTTGAACCAGTCCACGGTTCAGCACCAAGACATGCGGGAAAGGGAACAGCAAATCCTTCTGCAATGATATTATCTGCTGTTTTGATGTTGAATTATTTGGAAGAATCTGTTGCTGCTCAAAAACTTGAAGATGCACTTGTGAAAGTTTTAAAAGAAGGTCAAGTGGTCACACCGGATTTGGGGGGTAACGCAACTACAATGGAGATGGCTACCGAAGTTAGAGCTAAACTAGAATTATAACAACACTTAAACCTCATTTTTTTTACTTAAATTTAATATGTCAATGGATTGATATAATTAAATTTAATTAACATTGTATGTACTAAATTAAATTACATTCATAAAAATTTAAGGAATAATCAGAGCATATTATGAAAACAACTGATGTTAGAAGGGACATGCCTCTTCTGGATAAGGTTATTTATCTAGATGCTGCTAGTACCACTCCCACGCCAAAACCTGTAATAGAATCAATGAACAATTATTTTTACAATTATAATGCAAACACCGGAAGGGGAGCCTATAGAATGGCTATTAGGGCAACCCAGGAATTGGAACTGGCAAGGAAAAAAATTGCTAAATTCGTGAATTCCGATCCGCAGGAGATAATTTTCACTAAAAACGCCACAGAATCTATTAACATAGTAGTTCGAGGGATAAAGTGGAATAAAGGGGATAAAATTATAGTATCTAATATGGAACACCATTCTAACCTAGTTCCATGGCTTAATCTCCAAGATCAGGGTGTAGAAATTAAAATAATTAAGGCTGATGAAAATGGGGTTATTGATCCTGGCGAAGTTGAAAAAACATTGGATGATCACACTCGGCTGGTGACCATCACTCATATTAATAATTCCATTGGCTCAGTACAACCTGTTAATGAAATCTCGAAAATATTAGAAGATCAGAATGTATTTTATTTAGTAGACGCTGCTCAATCTGCAGGCCATATAAATATAGATTTAAAGAAATTAAAAGCTGATTTTGTTGCATTTCCGGGTCATAAAGGATTATTAGGCCCAGTAGGAACTGGTTTTTTGTATTATGCTAGGGATTCCTATGCAGAATTGAATCCCCTTAACCTTGGGGGAAGCACAGTTGAAAACGTTACACAGAAAAATTTTGAACTTACAGAATCACCAGCATGTTTTGAAGCCGGGACTCAAAACATAGCTGGTTATATTGGTCTTGGTTCGGCAACAAACTATGTGGGTAGGATTGGAATGTCCAAAATCGAAAGACATAGTAAAAAAATGACTAAAATAATGTATCAGGAGATACAAGATATTGAGAATGCTCATGTTTATGGAAGTCCAGAAAATATTTATGGTATTGTATCCTTCAATATAGATAATATAAACCCTCACGATTTGGCTAAAATACTGGATGAAATTAAATCTATCTGTGTTAGAAGTGGTTTTCACTGTGCCATGCCATCTTTAAGGCACATGGGGGCTTATCAATTGGGTGGAACAGTTAGGGCATCCATACATTATTATAATACCAGAGAAGAAATAGAAATATTGTGCGAAACCCTTCAAGATGTGTCCAAACTAATTGAAACATAAAGGAGATTAAAAAAATGACCAGAATGCAATGGATTGTTATTTTCATCATAGCCATCTTCGTTCTAAGTACATTAGCTGGATTTATACTGGCTATATAGTTGAATTATCTAATTTCAGTTTATCTAATTAGAAATAAAAAGAAATTAAAAATAAATAACTTTCAATTGACATAATAGAAATATTATGGGAGGAATCATCATGGTAAAAGTAAGAATCGGTGCTGTAGTTGCAGAATTTAATTATGATATAACTCATATGATGTTAGAACTCGCAAAAGAACATGCAAAATTTTTAGAATCTGAAATAACAGAAGTTATCACCGTTCCTGGAGTTTTTGACATGCCACTGGCTATTAAAAAACTCTTAGAACAAGACGATATTGATGCAGTGGTTACTCTTGGAGCAGTAATTGAAGGTGCCACTGACCACGATGAAATAGTAGTGCAGCATGCCTCTCGTAAGATCGCTGATTTAGCCTTAGAATATGATAAACCAGTTGGATTGGGAATCACCGGCCCGGGCATGACTCGTCTTGAGGCCCATCAAAGGGTGGAATATGCCAAACGTGCTGTGGAAGCCGTAGTGAAAATGACGGAACGTTTAAAATAATTGGTTTTTACTTTTTAACTCTTTTTTTCTATTTTCCATACATATTTCAAAATATTAGTAAAATCAACATTTCTTTAGTTTGTTGATCATCATCTACTTGTTTTCCATGTGTAAATTGTACTTTAGAATAAATTATTTATCATATACTTCAATTTAAATTTTTTAAAGTAAATAATAACTTATAAATGTCTGTTATCACCAAGAACATATCATTATGTTACTTTTTCCCAAATCTACAACTATCATGGAGTTTAAAATATTAAATTAAAAAATAATTAATTTAAGATGAATTAAAACTATAATCATAATTAGCTTTAAAATGAAAAAAGACTACAAATGAGGTTATTGAATGGAAATACTCACCCCTCTAGATTTAAAAGACAAATTCCAGGACCCCTGGGTTGCACCGTACCATAAAGTCCTTACCATGGTAGATGGTGATTTGGTTGAAATTGTAGAATTCCATCCATGTATCAGTGGTTCTCAGTGGATGATTTACCAGTACCAGCGTAGCAGTGACATAGTTTTAAAGGCTAAAAGAGATGGAAACAAGCATACATTTCTGGTAAAAACAGGAAAATCTAATTTAAGCCTCAAACCCAGCTTACACGCAGCAGGAATTGAAGAGGTGTCAGTGGAAAATGATGAAGTTAAAGTAGTTCATGCTGGCCTTGCTGGTGCGGGAGTGGGAGCTGCCATGTGTAGAGGGATGGCAGAAGGAGTTAAAAGAGTAGAACTTCAGGATATAGGGGGAGGATCCAAGATTGGTAGGGCCACTGTTGTAACACCACGCCTTCAAAAAGTAGTAATTGGCATAGATGATACAGATACCAAAGATGAAGGGGCAACATGGACTCTTGCTCACAATGTAGGGGCTGAACTCGCTAAACGTGGTTATCAATATTTAGATCACATCACTGTGCAGCTTTACCCACATAATCCCAATAAAACTCAGAATTGTGTGGCAATAGCTTTAGTATTCGCAATAAAACCTGATGAAAAAGAAAAATTAGTTAAAGAAGTTGTAAATCTGTTAAAAAAAGATACTTTGTCTGATAAAACTGCAATTGCAGTCATTCAAGGAATAAAAATCCCTGAAAAACTTCGTTCTTATGCTGAAGCAGCTAAAAAGTCTATGATCACAGTTGAAGAAGCTGAAAAGGTTGCTGAATCTGTAGGTGTTAAACTGGTAG
This region includes:
- a CDS encoding PAS domain S-box protein, with product MLLKSDKLVVAELSALYEISSIQFLQSEQDILNEATQKAIRLFGVRFFLVHANGDVVTSWGFRDSKKISKKIQEAKSNQFKYSFQNLGDLQLFMEQSKDMNYRERRLYTMFAKSLENALFNAMNIKKREEAEKALIESESRYRSIFEHTGTATMIIEEDKTISLANSGFENLSGYSKEEIENKMKWTEFVEGTDLEKMERYHSLRRKDTEQAPLNYEFCLIDRNKNKKNVFVTVTRIIGTNKSLASIIDITARKDAENKLKKSLNEKEMLLKEIHHRVKNNLMVISSLLNLQSRHIKDKAALDVFRESQNRADSMALIHERLYGSTDLKRIDFGDYISTLSTQLFHTYVTDPRRIKLKLNVENLMVDINTTVPLGLILNELVTNSIKYAFPEGKSGEIKIEFNKKDDEFILIVSDNGVGFPKNIDFRETDSLGLQLVNNLTSQINGKVELNVKNGTEFTIKFREYSGN
- the radA gene encoding DNA repair and recombination protein RadA, with product MVELEDLPNVGEKTAQKLRDAGFADMMRLATSTAKELSVKVEIGEGVAEKVIEAARKAEQIDFETALDVMERRKDVGRIKTGSDGLDELIGGGIETQAITEVFGEFGSGKSQISHEIAVTVQLPPEKGGLDGQCVFIDTENTFRPERVKQIAEGFDLDVDEVLSKIHIARAFNSAHQILMADKVNELIQKDVNIRLVIVDSLTSHFRAEYVGRESLATRQQKLNQHLHTLQNIANTYNVAVFVTNQVQARPDAFFGSPTKAIGGHVLGHAATYRIWLKKGLAGKRIARLVDSPHLPEGEAVFKIATEGIID
- a CDS encoding replication protein A → MREISQEIKDEYEKIKDKISFEEFLDKMEEYKKENADVSFIDDISIAHMVVGDYITEKIETLEETKEFWKIKDLETGKQHLNLIGRVMNLSNVKKFTSKKGREGKLANLILADDTGQIRVVFWTENIKLLDKFEEGDIIKINDVEVKQGFREDEAHMNIRSSLEKQDPQDFSDFPAYDDKITPLKDIKGDMEVNVVARIIRIPRIRSFDRNGRDGKVASLELQDESGTMQFTLWNKDTALIDDLDLKEGNAIKIMGAQSRVRNGEVSLSHSWIGRIEKGDFDVPEYQENILKLGDAHEMRNVTLLGLVSKVYDTITFERDDGSTGNVKSLELEDDTGAIRVTLWNEDTETEIKKGDIMKIIGGNIEFDDYSGTNYRVNTNWNSKIIINPTLDNKLKDILSEVGKYIKPIKISDLNNIEDEGEEVDIVGRVVNLYEPNEFQRDDGTVGMVRTAEIADETGMVRVSMWDNKAEYPLKEGDTIKIENARTRLGDYQVDLSVGRTSRIMKPSKEESEKLPSLKDVESMIYQEKKIKDLVEGDRDVIIIGRVLSLAEPTQFTKSDGSAGIVRSMEIADDSGMVRVSLWDDQANSPLKEGEAVKIENPRVNLRNDRIEISVGRTTLITKAKEDDPIPTLEEIQEKLYPTKKIDQIDRNDQNIKVNGEVVDIRGNKILFEMCPNCNKRVNWVEDAYMCDICGEKIEKPNMLMIIGLVLEDDTGTISMTFFRKSAEEILGMTTLEAEEIIATTGDEGSLEEKVGDLVGRQITAIADANFDEYNEEVRLNAKKLINIQL
- a CDS encoding MarR family transcriptional regulator, encoding MNQELELVESMDKLSELMRKFQTQLRTGDLKEYTLRQLYYIELIDKNEGISVSELSKTLDVKKSTVSVAINQLIDMGIVRKIQSSEDKRFYFLQLTKKGNYIMDMHKQIHKDTIKKILKILTREEVQDFVNIVKKITLSKLY
- a CDS encoding 3-isopropylmalate dehydratase large subunit — encoded protein: MSMTMAEKILARAAGLKETEAGNIVMAKIDVAMTHDLTGPLSVESFQKIGVDQVWDPEKIVVLFDHQVPADSLEAAKNHIFMRDFVKNQKITNFYDVREGVCHQVLPEKGHVVPGEVVVGSDSHTCTHGALGAFATGIGSTDMAMVFATGKLWFKVPETIKFEIEGKLGKHVYSKDVVLNIIGQIGADGANYQACEFGGETTSNMSVSDRMALCNMAIEMGGKTGLVEVDEKTISYLKGRVNKPYDSFTTDEDAKSLTTMNVDINDLEPQIACPHNVDNVKPVGEVEGTPINQIFLGSCTNGRFDDLKVAAKILKGKQISDNVRMLVIPASREIYSQALEKGLMNIFVDAGALVCNPCCGPCLGGHVGFLGPGEVSLSTSNRNFKGRQGSSEAEVYLSSAAVAAASAIKGVITDPR
- a CDS encoding 3-isopropylmalate dehydratase small subunit, whose amino-acid sequence is MENMIKGKVWKFADDVDTDAILPGRYLVLTGEKELAACVMEGCDPNFSEKVKKGDIIVAGKNFGCGSSREHAPIAIKGAGISAVVAESFARIFYRNSVNIGLLLIEAKGISENIDEGDEIEINMDQGVLKDLNNFKEFKIKPLPDFMKGIMEEGGLISYLKNHLTEIKDE